A single window of Deltaproteobacteria bacterium DNA harbors:
- a CDS encoding nucleoside phosphorylase gives MILFDSSPCLINPKRARSEPGLDPLALLIALPGDLQRLTRFFGETGFPGFNNNFLRVFQLNESLRATGLAGPAVGAPQAVMILEKLIALGARRIIFLGWTGGLSPGLSPGDLVLPDKAFSEEGTSRHYSNQRKPRPASSLLKDLREAMEEEGLPFRQGPVWTTDAPYRETIEKVKSFQSQGVLGVDMETSAFFTVSAFRGIEGAAILIVSDDLSGMTWRHGFREPKFIEARKKVARFLLRYVVRD, from the coding sequence ATGATCCTGTTTGATTCCTCCCCTTGCCTGATCAATCCTAAAAGGGCCCGTTCAGAACCCGGCCTCGATCCGCTGGCCCTTTTAATCGCCCTTCCCGGAGATCTGCAGCGGCTGACCAGGTTTTTTGGGGAAACCGGGTTCCCGGGCTTTAATAATAATTTTTTGCGGGTTTTTCAACTGAACGAATCCCTTAGAGCCACAGGACTGGCCGGCCCGGCGGTCGGTGCCCCTCAGGCGGTGATGATTCTGGAAAAGTTGATAGCCCTCGGTGCCCGGCGTATTATCTTCCTGGGCTGGACAGGAGGTCTCAGTCCGGGCTTATCCCCCGGAGACCTCGTCTTGCCGGATAAGGCCTTCAGCGAAGAAGGGACTTCCCGTCATTACTCCAACCAGAGAAAGCCCCGACCTGCCTCGTCGTTGCTTAAAGATCTCCGGGAGGCCATGGAAGAAGAAGGGCTGCCCTTTAGACAAGGGCCGGTTTGGACCACCGATGCCCCTTATCGGGAAACGATAGAAAAGGTTAAATCCTTTCAATCTCAAGGGGTCCTGGGAGTGGATATGGAAACTTCGGCCTTTTTTACCGTCAGTGCCTTTCGAGGGATAGAAGGGGCCGCCATTTTGATCGTCTCCGATGATCTTTCCGGAATGACCTGGCGGCATGGTTTCCGGGAGCCCAAATTTATAGAGGCCAGAAAAAAGGTGGCTCGATTCTTATTGCGCTATGTCGTTCGGGATTAA
- a CDS encoding substrate-binding domain-containing protein — translation RILAEKGVHPKSTLVFHSVEILKRCARQGVGVTLLPETAVKEEIANKRLAPLPWEEGRPETAFMMIWYQERWLSPTLKAFMQITREILK, via the coding sequence AAAGGATCCTGGCCGAGAAAGGGGTTCACCCTAAAAGCACCCTGGTCTTCCACAGCGTGGAGATTCTGAAGCGGTGCGCCCGGCAGGGCGTCGGGGTTACCCTCCTGCCTGAGACGGCAGTAAAAGAGGAGATCGCCAACAAAAGATTAGCGCCCCTTCCGTGGGAGGAAGGCCGACCGGAAACGGCCTTTATGATGATCTGGTATCAGGAGCGCTGGCTCTCCCCTACCCTTAAGGCCTTCATGCAGATTACCAGGGAGATCTTAAAATAA
- a CDS encoding prepilin-type N-terminal cleavage/methylation domain-containing protein — translation MKNKKNRRGFTLVEVLVALTLLGVALGTVCQIFLSQADAYKTQARITQRQQRLRAALEIIARDFRSAGYPALDPSFLAGLTAWIPDSFIPKVPQTVSLSGVATLTPGGNNPDSLSLLIVLSGDTNPTTLSQGVLAGDTFLPLGLNSSETNAQYNRSDLVYIGKPPELAQIDKISGSTLLIDTDPFQPGNQGLKKAYPAGTEVGEISLVSYAVFNDHNDPGGKYHDLGVPVLKRKINAGGFEPLAEDITDLRVSPIKPELFHLQVSVGIGISPTASQAAKKNSLTLSTYIMKRN, via the coding sequence ATGAAAAATAAAAAAAATCGCAGGGGATTTACACTGGTGGAGGTTCTGGTCGCATTGACCCTTTTAGGAGTGGCTCTGGGTACGGTTTGCCAGATTTTTTTGTCCCAGGCCGATGCCTATAAAACACAAGCCCGGATCACCCAGAGACAACAAAGATTGCGGGCCGCTTTGGAAATAATCGCCCGTGATTTCAGAAGCGCCGGGTATCCGGCTTTGGATCCGTCCTTCTTGGCCGGTCTGACCGCCTGGATTCCCGATTCCTTTATCCCCAAGGTCCCCCAGACCGTCTCCCTGAGCGGGGTTGCCACCTTAACTCCGGGGGGAAATAACCCGGATAGCCTTTCTCTGTTGATCGTCCTCTCAGGCGATACCAATCCCACTACCCTTTCCCAGGGGGTCCTGGCCGGTGATACCTTCCTTCCACTGGGTTTAAACAGCTCGGAAACCAATGCCCAGTACAACCGTTCCGATCTGGTTTATATCGGCAAACCGCCTGAATTGGCCCAAATCGATAAGATATCAGGATCAACCCTGCTTATCGATACCGATCCTTTCCAACCGGGCAACCAGGGACTGAAAAAGGCCTATCCGGCCGGAACGGAGGTCGGTGAGATCAGTCTGGTCAGTTATGCGGTCTTTAATGATCACAATGATCCGGGCGGAAAATATCACGACCTGGGTGTCCCTGTTTTGAAAAGAAAGATCAATGCCGGCGGTTTTGAACCCCTGGCGGAGGATATAACCGACTTAAGAGTGAGCCCGATAAAACCCGAATTATTTCACCTTCAGGTTTCCGTCGGGATCGGGATTTCTCCAACGGCTTCCCAAGCTGCCAAGAAAAATAGTTTGACCTTGAGCACCTATATTATGAAACGGAATTGA
- a CDS encoding CoA-binding protein, with the protein MEPDPKLFDYIFNPRRVAIIGASPHDLATLAQMKTKIKDRLFLVNPKYKEIFGKKCYSGIGEVESEIDYVILGVSASVLPAVLEDCIRKGVKAAQIFTAGFSETGLPEGIEREKSLKEMTAGRIRIIGPNCFGVYCPSSGLSIIPEAPTEKGHIGVVAQSGSVAESFSYLAYTKNLRFSKVVSYGNAVDLDSPDFLEYLADDEETHLIALYVEGTRNGRRLKTALAKAARQKPVIAIKGGMTEQGMRAATSHTASLTGTPAVWRSFFKQTGALQVDSFDEMVNTIMAFQNTPLPSGRAAALISNSGGFSVIQTDLCMKAGIEVPRFSQETIDSLRTLVPLAGTSIGNPLDAWPIYYNLSSSGNLADIIRMVSSDPRIHSLIFQFDQFRYLRRVLGKRVEAHMSRLIELIVEGCLYTREEEKKPVLFCVSLDPYLEDEEERHYNLLMKKAFISKGFPVYASLDGAVKTLSHLCTFSHTRRLSR; encoded by the coding sequence ATGGAACCAGACCCCAAGCTCTTTGATTATATCTTTAATCCCCGCCGGGTGGCCATCATCGGGGCATCCCCCCATGATCTGGCCACCCTCGCCCAGATGAAAACCAAAATAAAGGATCGGTTGTTTCTGGTAAATCCAAAATATAAGGAAATTTTTGGAAAGAAATGCTACTCCGGAATCGGGGAGGTGGAATCCGAGATAGATTATGTCATCCTCGGGGTTTCAGCCTCGGTTCTGCCGGCCGTTTTGGAGGATTGCATTCGAAAAGGGGTCAAGGCCGCTCAAATTTTTACAGCCGGATTCAGCGAAACGGGGCTCCCCGAAGGGATCGAACGGGAAAAGTCCCTGAAAGAGATGACCGCCGGCCGTATCCGCATCATCGGTCCCAATTGTTTCGGGGTCTATTGCCCTTCCTCCGGCCTGTCCATTATCCCTGAGGCCCCCACCGAGAAAGGCCATATCGGCGTAGTGGCCCAGAGCGGGAGTGTGGCTGAATCCTTCTCTTATCTGGCCTATACCAAAAACCTGCGGTTCAGCAAGGTGGTGAGTTATGGCAACGCCGTTGATCTGGACAGCCCTGATTTCCTGGAATACTTGGCCGACGATGAGGAAACCCATCTTATCGCCCTTTATGTTGAAGGCACCAGAAATGGCAGACGGCTGAAAACGGCTTTAGCCAAAGCCGCCAGGCAAAAGCCGGTGATCGCCATTAAGGGGGGAATGACCGAACAGGGTATGCGGGCGGCTACCTCCCACACCGCTTCCCTGACCGGGACCCCCGCCGTCTGGCGCTCTTTTTTTAAACAAACCGGGGCCCTTCAGGTAGACAGTTTTGATGAGATGGTGAACACCATCATGGCCTTCCAAAACACCCCTCTTCCGTCCGGTCGGGCCGCAGCCCTGATCAGTAACTCAGGGGGATTCAGTGTAATCCAAACGGACCTCTGCATGAAAGCCGGGATCGAGGTGCCCAGATTCTCCCAGGAGACTATTGACTCCCTTCGGACACTCGTCCCTCTGGCCGGGACCAGCATCGGCAACCCCCTTGATGCCTGGCCCATATACTATAACCTGTCTTCCTCGGGAAACCTGGCTGACATCATCAGGATGGTTTCCTCAGACCCCCGGATCCATTCCCTGATCTTTCAATTTGACCAGTTTCGCTATTTGCGCCGGGTGTTGGGTAAGCGAGTGGAAGCCCACATGAGCCGATTAATCGAATTGATCGTGGAGGGGTGTCTGTATACCCGGGAAGAAGAAAAAAAACCGGTCTTATTTTGCGTCTCCCTGGATCCCTACCTGGAAGACGAGGAGGAAAGACACTACAATCTCCTGATGAAAAAGGCCTTCATCTCCAAAGGGTTTCCGGTCTATGCCAGCCTGGATGGCGCGGTTAAGACCCTTTCCCATTTATGCACATTCAGTCACACCCGCCGGTTAAGCCGCTGA
- the recN gene encoding DNA repair protein RecN produces MLDQIQIVNLALIDRVALSFSKGLNILSGETGAGKSIIIKAVNLLLGEKPPPDTIRQGAKDAWVEALFSIPLQHPLQGVLESLGLPAEEQILIKRLVQPGGKTRAWINGSLINQSVLSRVTRSLVGVSNQHEHQSLLNPVQHLYLLDRFAGLLPLREEVRNQFAALEEEINAWRELNRKEQERKAQKDLWLFQSQEIQQAELRPGEDLELQQRKRVLQQAEKIWEKVHQARQVLSEEEHSSLNTLSLSKDLIRSVTSIDPTLQPLYQDLESLQLQMAEVDIGLRDYLSRLVFDPQILDQVEDRLERIQRLTVKYGPTVEDVLAYLAQTEKNLKEGDDQSARRKELEDMIRAGRKRLFETSLDLSRKRKQAALDLACRVEGELKGLGMGDCQFQIVFSPVATEREADENFLYEGLILSQTGIEKGEFYIAPNLGEGLRPLARIASGGELSRILLVLKGLLSHQDSLETLIFDEVDSGIGGSLGGAVGRKLRRLSQAHQVICITHLPQIAAFAETHFQVVKETRDQRTQTQIRLLKEDEQVEEMARMLGGISPSPKTLSTAREMLIQARK; encoded by the coding sequence GTGCTCGACCAAATTCAAATTGTAAATCTGGCCCTCATCGATCGGGTAGCCCTTTCTTTTTCAAAGGGACTCAATATCCTCTCCGGGGAAACTGGGGCCGGGAAATCCATTATTATCAAGGCCGTCAATCTCCTGTTAGGAGAAAAGCCACCTCCGGACACGATCCGGCAAGGCGCCAAGGATGCCTGGGTCGAAGCGCTTTTTTCCATTCCATTACAACACCCGCTGCAGGGGGTCCTTGAATCCCTGGGCTTACCGGCCGAGGAACAAATCCTGATCAAACGTCTGGTCCAGCCCGGTGGAAAAACACGGGCCTGGATCAATGGGAGCCTGATCAACCAGTCGGTTTTAAGTCGGGTAACCCGCTCCCTGGTCGGCGTTTCCAATCAGCATGAACATCAATCCCTGTTGAATCCGGTTCAGCATCTTTATCTCTTAGACCGTTTTGCCGGTCTGTTGCCCTTGCGGGAAGAAGTTCGGAACCAATTTGCCGCACTGGAAGAAGAGATTAATGCCTGGCGGGAGCTGAACCGGAAGGAACAGGAACGTAAAGCCCAGAAAGACTTATGGCTTTTTCAATCTCAAGAGATTCAGCAGGCCGAACTCCGACCCGGAGAAGATCTGGAATTGCAGCAACGGAAAAGGGTTCTCCAACAGGCGGAAAAGATCTGGGAGAAGGTTCATCAGGCCAGGCAGGTATTATCCGAAGAAGAACACTCCAGTCTGAACACCCTGTCTCTTTCCAAAGACCTGATCCGATCGGTAACCTCTATTGATCCAACCCTTCAACCCCTGTATCAGGATTTGGAATCCCTTCAACTCCAAATGGCCGAGGTCGACATCGGATTGAGGGATTACCTTTCCCGTCTGGTTTTTGATCCTCAGATTTTAGATCAGGTTGAGGATCGGTTGGAGCGGATTCAGCGGCTGACTGTTAAATACGGCCCGACGGTCGAGGATGTTTTGGCGTATCTTGCGCAGACGGAAAAAAATTTGAAAGAAGGAGACGACCAAAGCGCCCGGCGTAAAGAATTGGAAGATATGATCCGAGCCGGACGTAAACGCCTTTTCGAAACCTCCCTGGACCTGTCCCGGAAAAGAAAACAAGCCGCCCTGGACCTGGCCTGCCGGGTTGAGGGGGAATTAAAAGGTCTGGGAATGGGGGATTGCCAATTTCAAATCGTCTTTTCCCCGGTTGCCACCGAGCGGGAGGCGGATGAAAATTTTCTTTATGAAGGCCTGATTTTAAGTCAGACCGGAATAGAAAAAGGGGAGTTTTATATCGCCCCCAATTTGGGAGAAGGTCTGCGACCATTGGCCCGGATTGCCTCAGGCGGAGAACTCTCCCGGATTTTATTGGTTCTCAAGGGTTTGTTGTCCCATCAGGATTCCCTGGAAACCCTGATCTTTGACGAGGTAGATTCCGGTATAGGGGGAAGTCTGGGCGGGGCTGTAGGCCGGAAATTGCGCCGACTATCCCAGGCCCACCAGGTGATTTGTATCACCCATCTCCCCCAAATCGCCGCCTTTGCCGAAACCCATTTTCAGGTGGTTAAAGAAACCCGGGATCAGCGGACCCAGACCCAAATCCGCCTCCTGAAAGAAGACGAACAGGTTGAAGAAATGGCCCGGATGTTGGGCGGGATATCGCCTTCCCCCAAGACCCTGTCTACGGCCAGGGAAATGTTGATTCAGGCCAGGAAGTGA
- a CDS encoding MFS transporter — translation MEKLKDYTRIARKITIVLFLSQSLSSAGFIAAFAVNALVGVDLSGQRAMAGVPGAVYVLGQACGALVWGFSMDRIGRRGGFTLGQVIGVVGSMIAVSAVAGRSFFLFLTGLTLVGMARSAVDLGRFAAAEVHLPAERGRAISHVVLGSTVGAVVGPLLVGPTGGLARWAGFPELAGPYSVGLVGLLLAAILIFAGLRPDPRDVGRELAQRYPETVPREGTRSLLEIVQQPGVMVAMVCVIFAQMVMVVPMSITPVHMKAHEHSLSALSLVISAHTLGMFAFSMVSGRMTDRWGRTKVIILGSVVLILSCLMAAPSTGLLPLIVALFLLGLGWNFAYVAGSALLADQLSPGERAKTQGFNDLLLNLASAVGQVVSGVVYAAHGYGVMAITAAAAALAPLVFSLWWQAAGRRIAVTRQPGGS, via the coding sequence GTGGAAAAATTGAAGGACTATACCCGTATCGCCCGAAAGATAACCATCGTGTTGTTTTTGTCCCAAAGCCTCAGCTCGGCCGGATTCATCGCCGCCTTCGCCGTCAACGCCCTCGTCGGCGTTGACTTGAGCGGACAGCGGGCCATGGCGGGCGTGCCCGGTGCGGTTTATGTCCTGGGACAGGCTTGCGGCGCCCTGGTCTGGGGCTTCAGCATGGATCGAATCGGCCGGCGGGGAGGCTTTACGTTAGGCCAGGTCATCGGGGTAGTCGGATCGATGATCGCCGTGAGCGCGGTGGCCGGCCGTTCTTTCTTTCTATTCCTGACAGGCCTTACTCTGGTGGGGATGGCCAGGTCGGCCGTAGATCTGGGCCGTTTCGCCGCGGCTGAAGTACACCTGCCGGCCGAGCGGGGAAGGGCCATTTCGCACGTCGTGCTGGGGAGCACCGTAGGAGCGGTGGTCGGTCCGCTCCTGGTGGGTCCTACCGGGGGTTTAGCCCGCTGGGCAGGATTTCCGGAATTAGCCGGACCTTATAGCGTCGGTCTTGTCGGCCTGCTCCTGGCGGCGATTCTGATCTTTGCGGGTCTGCGGCCGGACCCCCGCGATGTCGGACGGGAACTCGCCCAGCGCTATCCGGAAACGGTCCCTCGGGAGGGAACCCGCTCCCTGTTAGAAATCGTGCAGCAGCCGGGGGTAATGGTAGCCATGGTGTGCGTGATCTTTGCCCAGATGGTGATGGTGGTACCCATGTCCATTACCCCGGTTCATATGAAGGCACACGAACACTCCTTGAGCGCCCTCTCCCTGGTGATCTCGGCCCACACCTTAGGAATGTTCGCCTTCTCCATGGTTTCCGGGCGAATGACCGACCGCTGGGGGCGGACCAAGGTGATTATCCTGGGTTCGGTGGTGCTGATCCTCTCCTGCCTCATGGCCGCCCCTTCAACAGGCCTGTTGCCCCTGATAGTCGCCTTATTCCTGCTGGGACTGGGCTGGAACTTCGCCTACGTGGCCGGGTCCGCCCTGCTGGCCGACCAGCTTTCGCCCGGAGAGAGGGCCAAGACACAGGGTTTTAACGATCTGCTTCTGAACCTGGCCTCGGCCGTCGGTCAGGTTGTCAGCGGGGTGGTCTATGCGGCCCACGGGTACGGAGTTATGGCCATAACGGCCGCAGCAGCAGCGCTGGCGCCGCTGGTCTTTTCCCTATGGTGGCAGGCGGCAGGCCGACGGATTGCGGTAACCCGCCAACCGGGGGGAAGTTAA
- a CDS encoding iron-containing alcohol dehydrogenase, producing the protein MTTNEKPDLRKFVVPDIVFGEGALSLIGQYAANFGARKVLLVTDPGVRAVGWAGSVEKALKETGISLVVFDDVTPNPKDHEAMAGADLYCSEKCDVIVVVGGGSPMDCAKAIGIVATNQRHVLEFEGIDEVVIPGPPLICIPTTAGTSADVSQFAIITDTVRQVKIAIISKTVVPDVALIDPTTTVTMPGELTAATGVDALVHAVEAYVSNASSPLTDLNALEAIRLVIRHLPGAARDPRDMESRNGMMLGSLLAGLAFSNASLGLVHSMAHALGGRLDLAHGDCNAILLEHVVRFNFEAAAERYRTIGRLMGLDLPGSADDGSKLAEAFGRLRRQVGIRQTLGQLGVPPDDIPDMARKALRDPCLATNPIFPTAREIEVIYEQAL; encoded by the coding sequence ATGACTACCAACGAAAAACCGGATCTGAGGAAATTCGTCGTTCCGGATATCGTTTTCGGGGAAGGGGCCTTGAGCCTGATAGGGCAATATGCAGCCAACTTCGGCGCTCGTAAAGTACTCCTGGTCACCGACCCCGGTGTGCGGGCGGTCGGTTGGGCCGGCTCTGTGGAAAAGGCCCTGAAAGAAACCGGGATCTCTCTGGTGGTTTTCGATGACGTGACGCCCAATCCCAAAGACCACGAAGCCATGGCCGGCGCAGACCTGTATTGTTCTGAGAAGTGCGACGTTATCGTGGTCGTGGGGGGCGGCAGCCCCATGGACTGCGCCAAGGCCATCGGCATCGTCGCGACCAACCAGCGGCACGTCCTGGAGTTTGAAGGCATCGACGAGGTGGTCATTCCCGGCCCGCCACTGATCTGCATTCCCACGACGGCCGGTACCTCGGCCGACGTTTCGCAGTTTGCCATCATCACCGACACGGTGCGACAGGTAAAGATCGCCATCATCAGCAAAACCGTGGTTCCCGACGTGGCTTTGATTGACCCGACCACTACGGTCACCATGCCCGGAGAACTGACCGCCGCCACCGGAGTGGATGCGCTGGTGCATGCTGTCGAGGCCTATGTTTCAAACGCCAGTTCGCCGCTGACCGACCTGAATGCGCTGGAGGCCATCCGCCTGGTGATCCGTCACCTGCCCGGCGCAGCCCGGGATCCCCGGGACATGGAGTCCCGCAACGGCATGATGCTGGGCAGCCTGCTGGCCGGATTGGCTTTTTCCAACGCCAGTCTGGGGCTGGTTCACAGCATGGCCCACGCCTTAGGTGGGCGGCTGGATCTGGCCCACGGTGACTGCAATGCCATTCTGCTTGAACACGTGGTCCGTTTCAATTTTGAGGCCGCCGCCGAGCGATACCGGACGATAGGCCGGTTGATGGGGCTCGACCTGCCGGGATCGGCCGACGATGGATCAAAGCTGGCGGAAGCTTTTGGCCGTCTGCGCCGGCAGGTGGGCATCCGCCAAACGCTGGGCCAGTTAGGGGTGCCCCCTGACGATATTCCGGATATGGCGCGCAAGGCCTTACGCGATCCATGTCTGGCGACCAATCCCATTTTTCCGACGGCCCGGGAAATCGAGGTGATCTATGAGCAAGCCCTCTGA
- a CDS encoding cold shock domain-containing protein yields the protein MKSKGKVKWFNDAKGFGFIEQEGGSDVFVHYSAIQMDGFKTLKQGQDVEFEVKDGDKGPQAANVMKA from the coding sequence ATGAAGAGTAAAGGGAAAGTGAAATGGTTTAATGATGCGAAGGGTTTTGGGTTTATTGAACAGGAGGGGGGATCGGATGTCTTTGTTCACTATTCGGCCATCCAGATGGATGGTTTTAAAACCTTGAAGCAAGGACAAGATGTGGAGTTCGAAGTTAAAGATGGGGATAAAGGTCCACAGGCCGCCAATGTCATGAAGGCATAG
- a CDS encoding PAS domain S-box protein encodes MSKPSEGQPDRSEMRTKIMGLGERAGRKSFYPQLQARIRELEEHKVHLEEKSAALSNMLQELDGACRRAEEGEKRFRELAELLPQTVFETDLAGRATFVNRFAFEMFGYTPSDFQQGLNALDLLVPGERDRVRADMSRRLQGEDLPGQQYTALRKDGSTFPCIIYTTVIRDDAGIKGFRGIVVDITEPVRLREQKDSIEEQYHQAQKMEAIGRLAGGVAHDLNNLLCPILGYAEMLLDQFSPEDERHHSVEEIHRAGLRARDLVRQLLAFSRKQALEIKVVDLNRAISSFETLLRRMLREDIEVRTKLSPSRTTVLADVGQIEQVIMNLAVNAQDAMPDGGRISIETEIAELDETYTAEHHGVQPGPYILLAMSDTGQGMDAETREHIFDPFFTTKEKGKGTGLGLATVYGIVKQHGGSIWVYSEPGKGSTFKIFLPSAQAAVTDSITPLAMPKNGRGTETILLAEDSEMVRNLTVHILERQGYTLISGSNGTECLRLLADHDGPLDLLITDVVMPDMNGKMLFERVATRCPGIKVLYMSGYTDDVIVQHGILDEGIAFIQKPFTVQSLVAKVREVLD; translated from the coding sequence ATGAGCAAGCCCTCTGAGGGACAACCGGACCGGTCTGAAATGAGGACCAAGATCATGGGACTGGGAGAACGGGCCGGCCGCAAGAGCTTTTACCCCCAACTGCAGGCCCGTATCCGGGAATTGGAAGAGCATAAGGTTCACCTGGAAGAAAAGTCGGCGGCCCTTTCCAATATGCTGCAAGAACTTGACGGTGCCTGTCGCAGGGCCGAGGAAGGCGAAAAGCGGTTTCGAGAGCTGGCCGAGCTTCTTCCACAGACCGTTTTCGAAACGGATCTGGCGGGTCGAGCCACCTTTGTCAACCGTTTTGCTTTTGAGATGTTCGGATACACTCCTTCTGACTTTCAACAAGGCTTAAACGCCCTGGACCTGTTAGTGCCCGGGGAACGTGACCGGGTGCGAGCCGATATGTCCAGAAGACTGCAAGGCGAAGATCTTCCGGGTCAGCAATATACAGCCCTGCGAAAGGATGGCAGCACCTTCCCCTGCATCATCTATACGACGGTTATCCGAGATGACGCCGGAATAAAAGGTTTTCGGGGGATCGTCGTTGATATCACCGAGCCGGTGCGACTCCGGGAGCAGAAAGATTCGATTGAAGAACAATACCACCAAGCCCAGAAGATGGAAGCTATCGGCCGGTTGGCGGGTGGGGTGGCCCACGACCTCAACAACCTGCTTTGCCCCATCCTCGGTTACGCCGAGATGCTTCTCGACCAATTTTCACCGGAAGACGAGCGGCACCATTCGGTCGAAGAAATCCACCGGGCGGGGTTGAGGGCCAGGGACCTGGTGCGCCAATTGCTCGCTTTCAGCCGCAAACAGGCCCTGGAGATCAAGGTGGTCGATCTGAACCGGGCCATCTCGAGCTTCGAGACGTTGTTGCGGCGAATGCTCCGGGAGGATATCGAAGTCCGGACGAAGCTTTCCCCTTCCAGGACGACCGTTTTAGCGGATGTGGGGCAAATCGAGCAGGTCATCATGAACCTGGCCGTCAATGCCCAGGACGCTATGCCCGACGGCGGCCGGATCTCCATCGAGACGGAGATAGCGGAGCTCGACGAGACCTATACTGCCGAGCATCATGGGGTGCAGCCGGGTCCCTACATCTTACTGGCCATGAGTGATACCGGCCAGGGCATGGACGCCGAGACCCGGGAACACATCTTCGACCCTTTCTTTACCACTAAAGAAAAGGGGAAAGGAACGGGGCTGGGTCTGGCCACGGTTTACGGCATTGTCAAGCAACATGGCGGCAGCATCTGGGTTTATAGCGAGCCGGGCAAGGGATCGACTTTCAAAATTTTCTTACCGTCTGCCCAGGCGGCTGTTACGGATTCGATCACCCCACTTGCGATGCCCAAAAACGGTCGCGGTACCGAGACCATACTCCTGGCAGAGGATAGCGAAATGGTCCGCAATCTGACCGTGCACATCCTGGAGAGGCAGGGCTACACCCTAATTTCGGGATCAAACGGGACGGAGTGCCTTCGACTTCTGGCGGATCATGACGGCCCTCTTGATCTGCTGATCACCGATGTGGTTATGCCCGATATGAACGGCAAGATGCTCTTCGAACGGGTGGCGACCCGCTGTCCGGGCATAAAAGTGCTCTACATGTCCGGCTATACCGACGACGTGATCGTTCAGCACGGTATTCTGGATGAAGGGATCGCCTTTATCCAAAAGCCTTTTACCGTCCAAAGCCTGGTCGCCAAGGTACGGGAGGTATTGGACTGA